The genomic window CATTAAGGCGGAAGAAACCGTCTCCGGAATTTATAAAGGCGAATTTTTCAGTTTTATCGAAACAGGCAAGAAGTCGACCTCCGAAGATTATAAAGAGGAAGACAGCGATGCCGATTACACGTATGCCAATTACCAGGTTAAATTCAGACAGGACCCTATTAAACGGGCCGGCTGTGACTTAAGTTTTTTTGCATACAGGAAAGATTACGATACAAGCGATGCCCTGGACAATAAATCAAGAATTTTTAAGGCAAAGTGGTTTTATTATCTTCAAAAACAAAAAGAAAAATCTTTGAAGTTTGACATAAAGATGCAGTATAAGGAAAAAGGTTATTATGAAAGCATCGAAAGTGAATTCAGCCAGTTTATGATTTCACCCTCCCTGGAATTCAGGAAGAAGGATATTTACACGCTGGACTTTTCAAGCGGGTTTAATAAATATGATTACCCGGGTGATGATAAAAAGGGCCAGCTTAAATATTCCGGCAAATTGGATTTATGCAGGTATTTTCTGGAAAAGAAATTGATATTGTCGGGAGATTACGGGATTGAACATCTTGACCATAAACAGGAAGGCCGTGACAGGACAAAACACAATCTTTCCGCGGGGCTTGATTATGTTTTTGCAAAGCCGTATATTCATGAAATCGAGACAAAGATAAAATGGGGAAAAAGGGACACAAAGGATGAAGATGAACGCGATGAAGATTCGGACTACGAATACCGGCGGTATAAGGCAAAGAGTTTCCATAAAATAAATAACAGGTTAAATACGGGATTGAAATATGAGTTTTTCAAGAAGGACTATAATGTTATCAATCTTGACCATAAGGGATTTTATATTGAGAACGGGTATGATTATGAAGTGCGCGATGATATGAAAAAAAGGATATGGCTGAATTTTGACATGGGTCGGAAGGACACGATATACAGCGAGAGGACCGGGAATGATTACAGGAAAATAACCGCGAATATAAAACTGAACTATAACCGCAAGGGAAATTGGAAAACATCATTGGGGTTTGAAGGCAATTTTTATAAATATAGAAACTTTGACAATGATAAAAAAAGATATTACGCAAGGTGGTCGGGGGAGAAAGTGTTGTTAAAAAACAAGTTGAATGTATCAGCGGATTTTAAATACAGGTTTACAAATTATGTTAATGAACTTGATGATGAACAGGAGTCGCTGAGGCTTGGGACGTCATATGAATTCTGATAATTAACGGCATGTGCAGGTAAAATACCGGGTAACAACTTAAGTAAACGATATGAAAAAAGATATTTTATTGGAACTTTTAGAAAAGATCAGCCGGAAAGAAATAAACGTCTCAGTCGCATTTGAAAAAATAAAAAGGCTGCCTTACGAAAAATTAAAATATGCGACATTAGACAGCCACCGGAGTTTGAGACATGGATTTCCAGAAGTGATTTTTTGCAAGGGTAAGACAATAAAACAAGTTGCTGAGATTTCTAAAAGGATATTATCAAGAGAAAATACTTTTCTTGCTACAAGGGCGGAACAAGATGTATTCAAGGCAGTAAAGAAAATCGACAAAAGAGTTAAATACAATGGAGCCGGCAGGATAATTTTTATCCCAAATAACGAAAGTAAAGGCCTTATCAGTATAGTTACCGCCGGGACATCAGATATCCCGGTAGCGGAAGAGGCGCGGGTAACCGCTGAAGTAATGGGAAGCAGGGTAGTTGCTATTTACGATGTAGGTGTTGCGGGTATTCACAGGGTTTTGGATAAAATGGATATTCTGGAGAAGTCAAAAGTTTGTATTGTTATTGCCGGTATGGACGGCGCCCTTCCAAGTGTTATAGGCGGCCTGGTAGGTAAGCCGGTAATCGCGGTCCCGACAAGCACAGGATACGGTGCGAATTTAGGCGGTGTGGCCCCGCTTCTTACAATGCTTAATTCATGCGCTTCAAACGTGGCTGTTGTAAACATTGACAACGGGTTCGGCGCGGGATATGTGGCGCATTTGATAAATATTACAGGAGAAGAACAATAGGAGGATTTAAAATGAAAGTAAAAGAG from bacterium includes these protein-coding regions:
- the larB gene encoding nickel pincer cofactor biosynthesis protein LarB — translated: MKKDILLELLEKISRKEINVSVAFEKIKRLPYEKLKYATLDSHRSLRHGFPEVIFCKGKTIKQVAEISKRILSRENTFLATRAEQDVFKAVKKIDKRVKYNGAGRIIFIPNNESKGLISIVTAGTSDIPVAEEARVTAEVMGSRVVAIYDVGVAGIHRVLDKMDILEKSKVCIVIAGMDGALPSVIGGLVGKPVIAVPTSTGYGANLGGVAPLLTMLNSCASNVAVVNIDNGFGAGYVAHLINITGEEQ